The following are from one region of the Sorghum bicolor cultivar BTx623 chromosome 2, Sorghum_bicolor_NCBIv3, whole genome shotgun sequence genome:
- the LOC110432496 gene encoding uncharacterized protein LOC110432496 has protein sequence MNERIEEQARAAALVAAAQQKNTKMQAEVQKLKEQLSVEATEREKDKEKIQQLEQQLESTSNKIREELRQEFFSLIKQHNQAPPLNATPTTTAPQPEETAPQPEEFTTNTTTSIYNKVSENEVADLAQAGTETTLATHNEPSNGPTVVPTPSQGPEDVQQTVADSVLLTKQMRIPPCRLTRSNANRSLFTNDKGSSESVRFITSQTLRNSAANKKRDTRKKGGKDNQP, from the exons ATGAATGAACGAATTGAAGAGCAAGCTCGTGCAGCTGCATTAGTAGCAGCAGCCCAACAGAAGAATACTAAGATGCAAGCTGAGGTACAGAAGTTAAAAGAACAGCTTTCCGTTGAAGCCACAGAGAGGGAGAAAGACAAGGAAAAAATTCAGCAGCTAGAACAACAACTGGAGAGTACAAGCAACAAGATTAGAGAAGAACTAAGGCAAGAGTTTTTTTCGCTAATCAAACAACACAATCAAGCACCGCCTTTG AATGCTACACCAACCACTACAGCCCCTCAGCCTGAAGAAACAGCCCCTCAGCCTGAAGAATTCACTAccaatactactactagtatttATAATAAAGTTAGTGAAAATGAAGTTGCAGATTTGGCACAG GCTGGTACGGAAACTACCCTGGCCACACATAATGAACCTTCTAATGGACCTACGGTTGTTCCCACCCCCAGCCAAGGACCAGAAGATGTGCAACAG ACTGTAGCAGACAGTGTATTATTAACCAAACAAATGAGAATCCCACCTTGTCGCCTAACTCGCAGCAATGCCAACAGATCACTTTTCACAAATGACAAAGGCAGTAGTGAGTCAGTGAGATTTATTACATCACAAACATTGAGGAATAGTGCTGCAAATAAAAAGCGAGATACAAGAAAGAAAGGAGGAAAG GACAATCAACCTTGA
- the LOC8063488 gene encoding uncharacterized protein LOC8063488, whose product MHHWHCAIIFADSSLHAMAMVTTSPATLQPSSSSCKHASRGVARCCPAPPPPLLSWKRRSSGQQQVTTTRATAASSRGQPPIGVAGVAGGEEEGDSIRRLQNGSDVRGVALEGEKCRAVDLTPLAVEAIAESFGEWLREEELRLRGEEPQQQLRVSVGRDPRLSGPRLGAALFAGLASAGCSVFDMGLATTPACFMSTILPRFNYDASIMLTASHLPYTRNGLKFFTKRGGLTSGDVETICDRAAQKYVARRKMGLGDTPPPPPVVMRVDLMSAYAQHLRDIIKQRVAHPEHYDTPLRGFKVVVNAGNGCGGFFTRDVLEKLGADTTGSLHLDPDGRFPNHMPNPEDATAMSLTRGAVLAQGADLGVVFDTDVDRSGVVDAGGAAINGDRLIALMSAIVLGEHGGTMVVTDARASDGLTRFIESRGGRHCLYRVGYRNVIDKGVQLNDDGVETHLMMETTGHGALRENYFLDDGAYMVVKIIIEMVRMKLAGVEGGVGSLIADLEEPAESVLLRMDVLGEPKHAKQRATQAVEAFKKYIMEDKLSGWVLDDCGDCSVSEGCLEDSNDRPIDVDAYMYRAKLYDENERALGMVHLRQSVHNPNIALNMQSYVPGGCKSMAKDLHQRFLLASGLNEFVDISEVEKFIK is encoded by the exons ATGCATCATTGGCATTGTGCCATCATATTTGCTGACTCGTCGCTGCATGCTATGGCCATGGTCACCACTTCGCCGGCCACTCTACAGCCATCATCGTCATCATGCAAGCACGCGAGCCGCGGCGTGGCCCGGTGCtgccctgctcctcctcctcctctgctgtCGTGGAAGAGACGAAGCAGCGGCCAGCAGCAGGTGACGACGACAAGGGCCACGGCGGCGAGCTCCCGTGGGCAGCCGCCCATCGGCGTCGCGGGTGTggccggcggcgaggaggagggcgACAGCATCCGGCGGCTGCAGAACGGGTCGGACGTGCGGGGCGTCGCGCTGGAGGGCGAGAAATGCCGTGCCGTGGACCTCACCCCGCTGGCCGTCGAGGCCATCGCCGAGAGCTTCGGGGAGTGGCTGCGGGAGGAGGAGCTCCGGCTCCGGGGCGAGGAGCCCCAGCAGCAGCTCCGGGTGTCCGTCGGCCGCGACCCTCGGCTGTCGGGGCCGCGGCTCGGCGCGGCGCTCTTCGCGGGGCTCGCCAGCGCCGGCTGCTCCGTCTTCGACATGGGGCTCGCCACCACGCCGGCCTGCTTCATGAGCACCATACTGCCACGCTTCAACTATGACGCCTCTATCAtg ctgACGGCGTCACACCTCCCCTACACCCGCAACGGCCTCAAGTTCTTCACCAAGCGCGGCGGGCTCACCTCGGGCGACGTCGAGACCATCTGCGACCGCGCGGCGCAGAAGTACGTGGCGCGCCGGAAGATGGGCCTCGGagacacgccgccgccgccgccggtggtgATGCGCGTGGACCTGATGAGCGCCTACGCGCAGCACCTCCGCGACATCATCAAGCAGCGCGTGGCGCACCCGGAGCACTACGACACGCCGCTGAGGGGGTTCAAGGTCGTGGTGAACGCCGGCAACGGGTGCGGCGGGTTCTTCACGCGGGACGTGCTGGAGAAGCTGGGCGCCGACACCACGGGCAGCCTGCACCTGGAtcccgacgggcggttccccaaCCACATGCCCAACCCGGAGGACGCGACGGCCATGTCGCTGACCCGGGGCGCCGTGCTGGCGCAGGGCGCGGACCTGGGCGTCGTCTTCGACACGGACGTGGACCGCAGCGGCGTGGTGGACGCCGGGGGCGCGGCCATCAACGGCGACCGCCTCATCGCGCTCATGTCGGCCATCGTGCTGGGCGAGCACGGGGGCACCATGGTCGTCACGGACGCGCGCGCCAGCGACGGGCTCACGAGGTTCATCGAGTCCAGAGGGGGACGCCACTGCCTGTACCGCGTCGGCTACCGCAACGTGATCGACAAGGGCGTGCAGCTCAACGACGACGGCGTGGAGACGCACCTGATGATGGAGACCACCGGGCACGGCGCGCTCAGGGAGAACTACTTCCTCGACGACGGCGCCTACATGGTGGTGAAGATCATCATTGAGATGGTCCGGATGAAGCTGGCAGGGGTGGAGGGAGGGGTAGGGAGCCTCATCGCGGATCTGGAGGAGCCCGCAGAGTCCGTGCTCTTGAGGATGGACGTCTTGGGGGAGCCCAAGCATGCCAAACAAAGGGCGACACAGGCAGTGGAGGCTTTCAAGAAATACATCATG GAGGACAAACTTTCCGGTTGGGTGCTCGATGATTGCGGGGATTGCTCAGTGTCCGAGGGATGCCTCGAGGACTCAAATGATCGTCCCATCGATGTCGATGCATACATGTACAG AGCGAAACTTTACGACGAGAATGAGAGAGCACTAGGCATGGTCCACCTTCGTCAAAGTGTGCATAACCCCAATATAGCACTGAACATGCAGTCCTATGTTCCTGGTGGTTGCAAATCCATGGCAAAGGATCTTCATCAGAG GTTTTTGCTCGCAAGTGGGCTGAACGAGTTTGTTGACATCAGCGAAGTGGAGAAATTTATCAAGTAG